The nucleotide sequence GGGCTCACCATCACCGCATGCCACTTCGGGTGACGTTCGTGGCCGCGGCGCACGGTTACCCGTCGCAGGCGGAGCGGTTCCAGGACGACCGGCCGCTGGACCAGGCGGGCTGGGACGAGGTGCAGCGCGTGGTGGGGTACCTGCTGCCGCTGGCCGCGGCCGAGTTGCGCTACTGCTCCCCGACCCCGCGCAGCCGCGCCACCGGCGACGCGCTCGGCTATGCCCCGCTCGCCCAACTCGCCCTGCGTGACTGTGACATGGGCCGCTGGCGAGGGCTGACCCTGGCCGAGGCGATGGCCCGCGAGCCGCAGGCGGTGGACGCCTGGCTCGCCGACCCGAGGGCCAGCCCGCACGGCGGCGAGTCGATGCTCGCCTTC is from Streptomyces seoulensis and encodes:
- a CDS encoding histidine phosphatase family protein; this translates as MPLRVTFVAAAHGYPSQAERFQDDRPLDQAGWDEVQRVVGYLLPLAAAELRYCSPTPRSRATGDALGYAPLAQLALRDCDMGRWRGLTLAEAMAREPQAVDAWLADPRASPHGGESMLAFISRVGGWLDTRPGDDHARIVAVAEPSVIRAALVYALQAPPAAFWSIDVRPLSTITVAGRAGRWTLRLDAVSPQPSRT